A window of Sutcliffiella cohnii contains these coding sequences:
- a CDS encoding basic amino acid ABC transporter substrate-binding protein, whose translation MKKSFIRAIITVFAILLLTACGQGQGEETKKLLMGTSADFSPFETRDNKGEIVGFDIDLAKYIANELGYELEIQDMNFDGLVGALQANRVDFVASGMSATDTRKESVDFSEEYHRSGEMFVTLKDSELKGMADLEGKHIAVQLGTIQEEGAKKLAEKINLEIKVLDKVPNMIQELKSGRVDGVYLDKAVGQGYVKELDLAGFDDESEGTPGMAIAFPKGSELIEDFNRIIAEMQENGELAKLHQKWISEEE comes from the coding sequence ATGAAAAAATCATTTATAAGAGCAATAATAACTGTTTTCGCTATTTTATTATTAACAGCATGTGGACAAGGGCAAGGTGAAGAAACAAAGAAGCTATTAATGGGTACTTCAGCAGATTTCTCACCATTTGAAACACGTGATAACAAAGGAGAAATCGTTGGTTTTGATATTGATTTAGCAAAGTATATTGCAAATGAATTAGGTTATGAATTAGAAATTCAAGATATGAACTTTGATGGATTAGTTGGAGCACTTCAAGCAAATCGAGTTGACTTCGTAGCATCTGGAATGTCTGCAACAGACACACGAAAAGAAAGTGTTGATTTTTCCGAAGAATACCACCGTTCTGGAGAAATGTTTGTAACGTTAAAGGATTCTGAATTAAAAGGAATGGCTGATTTAGAAGGAAAACATATTGCTGTTCAGCTTGGTACCATTCAAGAAGAGGGTGCAAAAAAATTAGCTGAGAAAATCAACCTTGAAATTAAAGTACTTGATAAAGTCCCTAACATGATTCAAGAATTGAAATCAGGTCGTGTTGATGGAGTTTACTTAGACAAAGCTGTTGGTCAAGGGTATGTGAAAGAACTAGATTTAGCAGGTTTTGATGATGAAAGTGAAGGTACTCCAGGAATGGCGATTGCATTCCCAAAAGGTAGTGAGCTAATTGAAGACTTTAACCGTATCATTGCAGAAATGCAAGAAAACGGGGAATTAGCAAAGTTACATCAAAAATGGATATCAGAAGAGGAATAA
- a CDS encoding amino acid ABC transporter permease: MNLDFFKIVPSIPFILSGIWVTLLFVLVSAVLGFIIGTILSLFKISNVKGLRWFADAYTSIFRGTPLILQLMIIYFATPQLIGYNIPAFLAGILAFGLNSGAYISEIIRAGIQAVDKGQREAAEALAIPYKPMMKDIILPQALKNILPALLNEFITLTKESAIVSTIGFLDIMRRAQVVSANTYTAFEPLLFAGLIYYVLVMSLTVLGRYVERRLRRSE, from the coding sequence ATGAATTTGGATTTTTTCAAAATCGTGCCTTCTATTCCATTTATTTTAAGTGGAATATGGGTCACGTTATTATTTGTATTAGTATCAGCTGTATTAGGATTTATCATCGGAACCATTCTATCACTTTTTAAAATTAGTAATGTAAAAGGTTTAAGATGGTTTGCAGACGCATATACATCGATCTTTCGCGGAACGCCATTGATTTTACAATTAATGATTATCTATTTTGCTACACCCCAATTAATTGGATATAATATCCCAGCTTTTTTAGCAGGAATCTTGGCATTTGGTCTAAATTCAGGAGCTTATATTTCTGAAATTATTCGTGCTGGTATACAAGCAGTAGATAAAGGACAACGTGAAGCGGCCGAAGCATTGGCTATTCCATATAAACCAATGATGAAGGATATCATTTTACCACAAGCGCTCAAAAATATTTTACCTGCACTTTTAAATGAATTTATTACATTAACAAAAGAATCTGCGATTGTGTCAACGATCGGTTTCTTAGATATTATGCGACGGGCACAGGTAGTAAGTGCTAATACGTATACAGCGTTTGAACCATTATTATTTGCAGGTCTCATCTATTATGTATTAGTAATGAGCCTAACGGTGCTAGGAAGATATGTTGAAAGGAGGTTGCGTCGAAGTGAATAA
- a CDS encoding amino acid ABC transporter ATP-binding protein, with the protein MLKGGCVEVNNAHIKVDNLEKSFGNLHVLKGITTTINKGEVISIVGPSGSGKSTFLRCINLLEVPTSGRIWIGNEEITNPATNIMKVRQNVGMVFQHFHLFPHKTVLENVTYAPITVKGISKEEAEAKGRDLLKSVGLSEKADQYPNRLSGGQKQRVAIARALAMSPDVMLFDEPTSALDPEMVKEVLEVMKSLAHTGMTMAIVTHEMGFAREVADRVLFLDEGSLVEDAAPDEFFTAPKSNRAKEFLEKVL; encoded by the coding sequence ATGTTGAAAGGAGGTTGCGTCGAAGTGAATAACGCTCATATCAAAGTGGACAATCTCGAAAAATCTTTTGGGAATCTCCATGTATTAAAAGGAATTACTACAACTATTAATAAAGGTGAGGTTATATCCATTGTCGGACCTTCTGGATCAGGTAAATCTACCTTTCTACGCTGTATTAACTTACTTGAAGTACCGACAAGTGGACGGATATGGATTGGAAATGAGGAAATAACGAATCCAGCGACGAATATTATGAAAGTTCGTCAAAATGTAGGGATGGTGTTTCAACATTTTCACTTATTCCCTCATAAAACAGTTCTTGAAAATGTAACCTATGCTCCGATTACGGTGAAAGGTATTTCAAAGGAAGAGGCAGAAGCGAAAGGACGAGATTTGTTAAAATCAGTAGGATTATCGGAAAAAGCAGATCAATATCCAAACCGCTTATCCGGTGGTCAAAAACAAAGGGTTGCCATTGCTCGTGCGCTAGCGATGTCACCGGATGTCATGCTTTTTGACGAACCAACCTCTGCACTTGACCCTGAAATGGTAAAGGAAGTGTTAGAGGTTATGAAATCTTTAGCACATACTGGTATGACAATGGCCATTGTGACGCATGAGATGGGATTTGCTCGTGAAGTGGCAGATCGAGTCTTATTCCTTGATGAAGGAAGTCTTGTAGAAGATGCAGCACCGGATGAATTTTTTACTGCACCTAAGAGTAATCGTGCGAAAGAGTTTCTAGAGAAGGTTTTATAA
- a CDS encoding M20 family metallopeptidase, with translation MKETIIEQIDRYRDDFYNISIYIGENPELGHEEFKACAVLTEALQKHDFKVDIGICDLPTAFTATFDSGKPGPSIGFMAEYDALPEVGHACGHNLIGTMGIAAAIGLSKVIHETGGKVIVFGTPAEETKGGKVTMAEAGLFHKLDVAMMVHPLDRYIKSGTSLAMDAIQFEFFGKSSHAAASPHLGVNALDAVIQTFNSINALRQHITSDARIHGIITEGGKAANVVPDYAVAQFYVRGAKREYVNELVEKVKRCAEGAALQTGTTMKSSYYEFSYDDMVTNTPLSEAFTKELISLGVNEEEILTDRGGSGSLDMGNVSHVVPSIHPYIKICNESYACHTHEFREAAMSEQAREAMILGAKTMALTGYEVITNKSLLEEIKAEFLKS, from the coding sequence ATGAAGGAAACAATAATAGAGCAAATCGATCGATATCGAGATGATTTTTACAATATCAGTATCTACATTGGTGAAAATCCAGAACTAGGTCATGAAGAATTTAAAGCCTGTGCTGTACTTACGGAAGCTTTACAAAAGCATGACTTCAAGGTCGACATTGGTATTTGTGATTTACCAACGGCATTTACTGCAACATTTGATAGCGGGAAGCCTGGTCCTTCGATTGGTTTCATGGCAGAATACGACGCTTTACCTGAGGTTGGGCATGCATGTGGTCACAATTTAATTGGAACGATGGGAATTGCTGCCGCCATTGGGTTAAGTAAAGTCATCCATGAGACTGGTGGAAAAGTTATTGTATTTGGTACTCCAGCAGAGGAAACGAAAGGTGGAAAGGTGACGATGGCAGAAGCTGGTTTGTTTCATAAGCTAGATGTAGCGATGATGGTCCATCCCCTTGATCGTTACATTAAAAGTGGAACTTCCCTTGCCATGGATGCCATTCAATTTGAGTTTTTTGGAAAGTCATCCCATGCTGCAGCAAGTCCACACCTAGGTGTGAATGCTTTAGATGCGGTTATCCAAACCTTTAATAGTATTAATGCGTTAAGACAGCATATTACATCTGATGCTAGAATTCATGGAATTATTACAGAAGGTGGAAAGGCGGCAAATGTTGTTCCTGATTATGCCGTTGCCCAATTTTATGTTCGTGGTGCTAAACGAGAGTATGTGAATGAACTAGTAGAAAAAGTAAAACGTTGTGCAGAAGGAGCAGCACTCCAAACAGGAACAACGATGAAATCTTCCTACTATGAATTTTCATATGATGATATGGTTACCAACACACCTCTATCAGAGGCTTTTACGAAAGAGCTAATTTCCCTAGGAGTGAATGAAGAGGAGATTTTAACGGATCGAGGAGGATCTGGTTCTCTCGATATGGGGAATGTGAGTCATGTCGTTCCATCGATCCATCCATATATTAAAATATGTAATGAAAGCTATGCATGTCATACCCATGAATTCCGCGAAGCCGCGATGAGCGAACAAGCGCGTGAAGCGATGATTTTAGGGGCAAAGACAATGGCTTTAACCGGATATGAAGTAATAACGAATAAATCTCTCCTCGAAGAGATTAAGGCGGAATTTCTTAAATCATAG
- a CDS encoding sensor domain-containing protein, with amino-acid sequence MKYTGRIVGVFFPILFNVIYIFVRDGSVSFGYERLLSILLNVVVGYFFGLAYDKYRYSKNVSLKQFEYALRSTTDGVAIFNRNGELVYCNEAYLHNLGYKYEEVIKKCWSIGYQVDDIAVVEGKVLESLKGIGNWKGELFGVRKDRTTFPLEVTISTIKETGGFVTVARDITEKKNTERYIKQLANHNELTNLPNRRMLIKHVKKCMEAEQHFAILFMDLDRFKMTNDTLGHAAGDELLLQVAKRLLSLKSDFISVFHFGGDEFLLLVQDCTKEFVKVFANEVIDAINEKYMIVGNEIVITASIGISFYPENSDNPEELISIADTAMYYAKLKGKNNYQFYTVELKEKLEKKMSMETELRNAILNNELYLHYQPKFNLCANEMIGMEALLRWENAKFGNVPPVEFIPLAEETGLIHSIGDWVILQALEQMWEWKRKGYRSMKVSVNLSLVQLRQLDFGKKLAKAIEAYDVDPTLFELEITESVMENVEEILPTLEEIKSIGVGISIDDFGTGFSSLSYLKSLPIDTIKIDRSFILDLIHNKDDEAIVKSILNIGNNLNLSVVAEGIETVEQLNILKELECPIGQGFYFSKPLSTIELEEKFLK; translated from the coding sequence ATGAAATATACTGGACGAATTGTTGGGGTGTTTTTCCCTATTTTATTTAATGTTATTTATATTTTTGTTCGGGACGGCAGTGTATCTTTCGGCTACGAGCGTCTTTTATCCATTTTATTAAATGTAGTGGTTGGATATTTTTTCGGGCTTGCCTATGATAAGTATCGTTATTCTAAAAATGTAAGCTTAAAGCAATTTGAGTATGCGTTAAGGTCGACTACTGATGGCGTGGCTATTTTTAATCGAAATGGTGAGCTTGTATATTGTAATGAAGCTTATTTACATAACCTCGGGTATAAGTATGAGGAGGTTATAAAAAAGTGTTGGAGTATCGGTTATCAAGTGGACGATATCGCTGTTGTAGAAGGAAAGGTGCTCGAGTCGCTAAAAGGAATAGGAAACTGGAAGGGTGAGCTATTCGGGGTACGAAAAGATAGAACTACTTTTCCACTGGAAGTTACCATTTCTACCATTAAAGAAACGGGTGGATTCGTTACGGTAGCTAGAGATATTACAGAGAAGAAAAATACGGAAAGATACATCAAACAGTTGGCCAATCATAATGAATTAACGAATTTACCAAATCGACGGATGTTAATTAAGCATGTAAAAAAGTGTATGGAAGCAGAACAACATTTTGCGATTTTGTTTATGGATTTAGATCGTTTTAAAATGACGAACGATACGCTCGGGCATGCCGCTGGGGATGAATTGCTTCTTCAAGTGGCGAAGAGACTGCTTTCTTTAAAAAGCGATTTTATTTCCGTTTTTCATTTTGGCGGTGATGAATTTCTCTTATTAGTTCAAGATTGCACGAAGGAATTTGTAAAAGTATTTGCCAATGAGGTAATAGATGCAATTAATGAAAAATATATGATTGTTGGCAATGAAATAGTGATTACCGCGAGCATCGGCATTAGCTTTTATCCGGAGAACTCCGACAACCCAGAAGAACTAATTAGCATTGCAGATACGGCTATGTATTATGCGAAGCTGAAGGGTAAGAACAACTATCAGTTTTATACGGTTGAACTGAAAGAAAAGCTTGAGAAAAAGATGAGTATGGAAACAGAGCTTCGAAACGCTATCCTGAATAACGAGCTTTATTTGCACTATCAGCCTAAATTTAACCTTTGTGCGAATGAAATGATTGGAATGGAAGCTCTTCTTCGTTGGGAAAATGCAAAGTTTGGGAATGTGCCGCCAGTTGAATTTATTCCCCTTGCTGAAGAAACAGGATTAATTCATTCAATTGGTGATTGGGTCATTCTTCAAGCTTTGGAGCAAATGTGGGAATGGAAAAGGAAGGGCTATCGTAGTATGAAAGTGTCGGTTAATTTATCGCTCGTGCAGCTCCGCCAATTGGATTTTGGTAAAAAATTAGCTAAGGCTATAGAGGCTTATGATGTCGATCCGACGCTTTTTGAATTAGAAATAACGGAAAGTGTGATGGAAAATGTAGAGGAGATTCTCCCTACGTTAGAGGAGATTAAGAGTATAGGCGTCGGCATCTCTATCGACGACTTCGGGACAGGCTTTTCATCGTTAAGTTATTTAAAAAGCTTGCCGATTGATACGATTAAAATTGACCGAAGTTTTATTTTGGATCTTATTCATAATAAGGATGATGAAGCCATTGTAAAAAGTATACTCAATATCGGTAATAACTTAAACCTGTCCGTTGTCGCAGAAGGCATTGAAACAGTTGAGCAATTAAACATTTTGAAAGAGCTGGAATGTCCAATCGGGCAAGGGTTTTATTTTAGTAAGCCACTTTCGACTATAGAGTTGGAGGAGAAGTTTTTGAAATGA